The proteins below are encoded in one region of Shewanella putrefaciens:
- the priA gene encoding primosomal protein N': MSLFVEVALPVPMRQNFSYRVPATYQQAPQIGVRVKVPFGRQQLIGLVTAITDSCNLEPKQIKSVIEFIDDTPLLPESLYKLTLWAARYYFCSQGQMLTQALPVALRKGVDAAPQTIHYWQLTEVGKNIAPETIKRAPAQKKLLDSLKLASLTQEDLISLEISKTALKALEDKGWIERHEKLAELNLDWRTELELDETPHRLNKEQAVAVTILNQQQGYHCTLLEGITGSGKTEVYLAVLEEILKQGKQALILVPEIGLTPQTINRFKRRFKVNVAVLHSGLTDNQRLEAWRQARCGQAAIIIGTRSALFTPMAFPGVIILDEEHDSSFKQQEGIGYHARDLAVMRGHLEAIPVILGSATPSLESLQNALSGRYQHLQLGERAGAAKKVRQGIIDIKNLPLKAGMSAPLINEIRAHLDAGNQVLLFLNRRGFAPALLCHECGHLHECDRCDAFFTVHQSLGEIRCHHCGNQYAIPKQCHQCGSTMLMGQGIGTEQLAQALEQEFPQYPVVRIDRDTTRLKGSLERHLTAIHKGEYKILVGTQMLAKGHHFPDVTLVGLLDVDGALFSADFRAPERFGQLYTQVAGRAGRASKPGTVLLQTHQSDNPILRDLLHRGYGEFARSQLKERQQALLPPAWHMVLVRAEAHSALDADNFLNAFAALLPQDKEFEVIGPLPAPLDKKAGKFRRQLMFQAKNRHRLQQEFERIHPLIDQLPEAKRCRWSLDRDPQDLL; the protein is encoded by the coding sequence ATGTCACTGTTTGTTGAAGTTGCCTTACCTGTGCCTATGCGGCAAAACTTCAGTTACCGCGTTCCTGCGACCTACCAACAAGCTCCCCAAATCGGTGTGCGTGTTAAGGTCCCCTTTGGTCGCCAGCAACTTATCGGTCTAGTCACTGCAATAACAGATAGCTGCAACCTAGAACCCAAGCAAATTAAATCTGTTATCGAATTTATTGACGATACGCCTTTACTGCCAGAATCTCTTTATAAATTAACCCTATGGGCAGCAAGATATTACTTTTGCAGCCAGGGACAAATGCTCACTCAGGCGCTGCCCGTCGCCCTACGTAAAGGGGTAGATGCCGCGCCGCAGACCATCCACTACTGGCAACTCACTGAAGTCGGGAAAAATATCGCGCCCGAGACCATCAAACGCGCGCCCGCACAAAAGAAACTGCTCGATTCACTCAAGTTGGCCAGTTTAACTCAGGAGGATCTCATCAGTTTAGAGATCAGTAAAACCGCCTTAAAAGCCTTAGAAGACAAAGGCTGGATTGAACGTCATGAAAAGCTCGCCGAGCTTAATCTTGATTGGCGCACTGAGCTAGAACTGGATGAAACGCCCCACAGGCTAAATAAAGAGCAGGCGGTAGCCGTCACTATCCTCAATCAGCAGCAAGGATACCACTGCACCCTGCTAGAGGGCATTACCGGTTCGGGTAAAACCGAAGTCTACTTAGCTGTGCTCGAAGAAATACTCAAACAGGGTAAACAGGCACTGATTTTAGTGCCAGAGATCGGCCTGACGCCACAGACCATTAATCGCTTTAAGCGCCGATTTAAGGTCAATGTCGCAGTATTACACTCAGGTTTAACCGATAACCAACGCCTCGAAGCCTGGCGACAAGCCCGCTGTGGCCAAGCGGCAATCATCATTGGCACTCGCTCGGCCCTCTTCACTCCTATGGCGTTTCCTGGGGTGATCATTCTCGATGAGGAACACGACAGCAGCTTTAAACAGCAGGAAGGTATCGGCTACCACGCCCGCGACTTAGCCGTTATGCGCGGACATTTAGAAGCGATCCCAGTGATTTTAGGCTCGGCCACGCCCTCACTCGAAAGTCTACAAAATGCCTTAAGCGGTCGCTATCAGCACTTACAGCTGGGTGAGCGGGCGGGCGCCGCCAAAAAAGTCCGCCAAGGGATCATAGATATTAAAAATTTACCCTTGAAGGCAGGGATGTCGGCGCCACTGATCAACGAAATCCGCGCCCATTTAGATGCGGGCAATCAGGTATTGCTGTTTTTAAACCGCCGCGGTTTTGCCCCCGCCCTGCTTTGCCATGAATGTGGTCACCTTCATGAATGTGACCGTTGTGATGCCTTTTTCACTGTACATCAATCCCTTGGAGAGATCCGCTGCCACCACTGCGGTAACCAATATGCGATCCCTAAACAGTGCCACCAGTGCGGCAGCACTATGCTGATGGGCCAAGGCATAGGCACTGAACAGTTAGCCCAGGCATTAGAGCAAGAGTTTCCCCAATATCCCGTCGTGCGCATTGATAGGGACACCACTCGGCTCAAAGGCTCCCTTGAAAGACATTTAACCGCCATTCATAAGGGGGAATATAAGATCCTCGTCGGCACCCAAATGCTTGCCAAAGGGCACCATTTTCCGGACGTGACTTTAGTGGGGTTATTGGATGTGGATGGGGCTCTCTTTAGCGCCGACTTTAGGGCACCGGAACGCTTTGGCCAGCTCTATACCCAAGTCGCTGGGCGAGCTGGGCGCGCCAGTAAACCTGGCACTGTGTTACTGCAGACCCACCAAAGTGACAACCCTATTTTAAGGGACTTACTGCATCGAGGTTACGGTGAGTTTGCCCGCAGCCAACTCAAAGAGCGGCAACAGGCATTATTGCCTCCGGCTTGGCATATGGTGTTAGTGCGCGCCGAGGCCCATTCAGCCTTAGATGCCGATAACTTTCTCAATGCCTTTGCCGCCCTATTGCCCCAGGATAAAGAGTTTGAGGTCATAGGCCCACTGCCTGCACCACTCGATAAAAAAGCGGGGAAATTCCGCCGTCAGTTAATGTTTCAAGCCAAAAATCGCCATCGCTTGCAACAGGAATTTGAACGCATTCATCCCCTTATCGACCAACTCCCCGAAGCCAAGCGTTGCCGCTGGAGTCTAGATCGGGATCCGCAGGATCTGTTGTAG
- a CDS encoding FimV/HubP family polar landmark protein, with protein sequence MTKIARLLGLLALMCSATAVAQVSHVSINSRMFELGAYPKMRLNVITDNQDMTRLEFVVHQSTGEEKLMAQQLNRFLILLTGVEDVTDPKALLLVREYRVDRWFEVKSLPVFGADKTPEPQVAEAKLATTQTAKPVVGSTAKTTLASAEPTAMAPIAAAATDTTNTTSSPKGQSTLMDAPLTPTPHSNPKPSPSTALASEECVLNYAANETLWRIANRYAAQWEVNVYGAMLAIYDANPKAFAKNKINALKKNATLYCPSREMLTRYADAGEAKAIFEDKSGG encoded by the coding sequence ATGACTAAAATAGCGAGATTATTAGGACTGCTTGCCTTAATGTGCAGTGCCACTGCTGTGGCGCAGGTCTCCCATGTGAGTATCAATAGCCGGATGTTTGAGCTGGGGGCTTATCCTAAGATGCGGCTGAACGTGATCACCGATAATCAGGATATGACGCGTTTAGAGTTTGTGGTGCATCAGTCCACGGGGGAAGAAAAGTTGATGGCGCAGCAGTTGAATCGTTTCCTGATTTTGCTGACTGGGGTTGAGGATGTTACCGATCCTAAGGCACTGCTGTTAGTGCGGGAATATCGCGTCGATCGTTGGTTTGAGGTGAAGAGTCTGCCAGTGTTTGGGGCAGATAAAACCCCTGAGCCCCAAGTGGCAGAGGCGAAACTTGCCACCACTCAAACGGCTAAGCCTGTGGTCGGTAGCACGGCTAAAACTACTCTTGCTAGTGCAGAACCTACAGCAATGGCTCCCATCGCCGCTGCCGCTACAGATACGACCAATACCACCTCAAGCCCTAAGGGGCAAAGTACATTAATGGATGCGCCACTCACTCCCACTCCCCATTCCAATCCCAAACCGAGTCCGTCTACTGCGTTGGCATCGGAGGAATGTGTGCTCAATTATGCCGCCAATGAAACCCTGTGGCGCATTGCTAATCGTTACGCCGCCCAATGGGAAGTGAATGTGTATGGCGCTATGTTGGCGATTTATGATGCGAATCCTAAGGCCTTTGCTAAAAATAAAATTAATGCCTTAAAGAAAAATGCGACGCTTTATTGCCCCTCCAGGGAGATGTTGACGCGCTACGCCGACGCCGGGGAAGCCAAGGCAATATTTGAAGATAAAAGCGGTGGCTAG
- the rpmE gene encoding 50S ribosomal protein L31, with protein sequence MKPGIHPTYAIITANCTCGNVIKVNSTAGKDLHLDVCGACHPFYTGTQKVVDTGGRIDKFNKRFAVLAKK encoded by the coding sequence ATGAAACCAGGTATCCACCCAACATACGCTATCATCACTGCAAACTGTACTTGTGGTAACGTTATCAAAGTAAACTCTACTGCTGGTAAAGATCTGCACTTAGACGTATGTGGTGCTTGTCACCCATTCTACACTGGTACACAAAAAGTTGTTGATACTGGCGGTCGTATCGACAAATTCAACAAGCGCTTCGCAGTGCTTGCAAAGAAATAA
- a CDS encoding malic enzyme-like NAD(P)-binding protein produces the protein MSDIRQQALDYHEFPVPGKTAVCLTKPAETSHDLALAYSPGVAEPVREIAANPDNAYRYTNKGNTVAVITNGTAILGLGNLGPLASKPVMEGKALLFKHFANIDSTDIEITHNTPEEFINTVAAIADTFGGINLEDIKAPECFVIERELIERCKVPVFHDDQHGTAIVTAAGMINALEIQGKLIGDAIFVCMGAGAAAIACMTMLVKCGANRANIYMLDTKGVIHSGRTDLNEYKALFANDTDKRTLQDVIKGADVFLGLSGPNVIGADEVAMMADKPVIFACSNPDPEIKPALAHATRSDLIMGTGRSDYPNQVNNVLCFPFIFRGALDVRASCINDEMKIAAVHAIAALAKEPVPASVLKAYPNVSSLSFGPEYVLPKPMDPRLLPQVARAVAQAAIDSGVAAIPTLPQYAD, from the coding sequence ATGTCGGATATTCGTCAACAAGCGCTCGATTATCATGAATTCCCCGTTCCAGGCAAAACCGCAGTTTGCCTTACCAAACCTGCTGAAACGAGTCACGATCTCGCCCTTGCTTATAGCCCTGGAGTGGCTGAGCCTGTGCGCGAAATCGCCGCTAATCCTGACAATGCATACCGCTACACCAATAAGGGCAACACAGTCGCAGTGATCACTAATGGTACGGCGATTCTAGGCTTAGGTAATTTAGGCCCCTTGGCATCTAAACCTGTGATGGAAGGTAAGGCATTACTGTTTAAGCATTTTGCCAATATCGATTCGACGGATATTGAAATCACCCACAATACGCCCGAAGAGTTTATTAACACGGTTGCGGCGATTGCCGATACCTTCGGTGGTATTAACCTCGAAGACATCAAAGCCCCGGAATGCTTTGTGATTGAGCGTGAGTTGATTGAGCGTTGCAAGGTGCCCGTATTCCATGACGATCAACACGGCACTGCAATTGTGACCGCCGCGGGTATGATCAACGCGCTGGAAATCCAAGGAAAGCTGATTGGCGATGCTATTTTTGTCTGTATGGGCGCCGGTGCTGCCGCTATCGCCTGTATGACTATGCTTGTGAAATGTGGTGCCAATCGCGCCAACATTTATATGTTAGACACTAAGGGCGTTATTCATTCTGGCCGTACCGATCTTAATGAATATAAAGCACTCTTTGCCAATGATACCGATAAACGTACCCTGCAGGATGTGATTAAAGGCGCGGATGTGTTTTTAGGTCTCTCTGGCCCTAATGTGATTGGCGCCGACGAAGTCGCTATGATGGCCGATAAGCCAGTGATTTTTGCCTGCTCTAACCCAGATCCTGAGATCAAGCCCGCGCTGGCACATGCAACCCGCAGTGATTTAATTATGGGAACTGGCCGCAGCGATTACCCTAACCAAGTCAATAATGTGCTGTGCTTCCCGTTTATTTTCCGCGGTGCCTTAGATGTGCGAGCCTCTTGCATCAATGATGAAATGAAGATCGCCGCCGTACACGCTATTGCCGCATTAGCGAAAGAGCCCGTTCCTGCGAGTGTGCTAAAAGCCTATCCTAATGTCAGTTCATTAAGCTTTGGCCCAGAATATGTGCTGCCAAAACCAATGGATCCACGCCTATTACCTCAGGTTGCCCGCGCCGTAGCGCAGGCGGCTATCGACTCTGGCGTTGCGGCCATTCCAACCCTGCCGCAATACGCCGACTAG
- the csrD gene encoding RNase E specificity factor CsrD encodes MKFTRMLTTKLTSFWLMSLAAIAFVFLLSAMMGFVQLTYKFQQQKVSELESMLVNHYHTQPDWELESWLPPLLLAYNAVDFRLTLNDEVLFAYKGNVLAQNAMVYNHLLDPSGLRMTLTLPQPFAHYSVSWYELLILGIGLLAVMALVRLGYSWFSQQLDGIEELAERSRLILQGKHEQALATPGKGKPRLINRALTKLLEELQDAQKERGRFDKFIRSNTFLDAETRIGNRLFLNNRLDALSHDQGMVAHGVIYLLEMDDLDLLQQAKGEQVAKDLLSATVNGINQILQSQPNSIFARRSHNQFAIVVPQISLIEADQLASKLLKVCLSQPLPDVENSDNFFHLGCAYFTAGDNAAQLIDEADMALRAAQLQGNSNWFMYDKGAIDEEFAKGSVRWRSFLENALVQRRFYPFSQPIIDSDGIEHHREIFTRARDNQGALIRATLFIPMANKCGLMPQIERQMMERVLALLSSAQHANQVYSVNLSLDSLMSRAFTQWLKTTLLEYRHLTPQLIFEVSEDIVIHHQEKLQPKLDMIRKMGARLCVDHVGQQVVGTYYIRECHFDMIKLHRSIVRHIHLRPENQLFIRSLIGGLYRTEVQVCAEGVEVFEEWQTLQILGVGMAQGMYFSDPIEAQ; translated from the coding sequence ATGAAATTCACTCGAATGTTAACTACAAAATTAACCAGTTTTTGGTTGATGTCTTTGGCTGCTATCGCCTTTGTATTCTTACTCAGCGCCATGATGGGTTTTGTACAGCTGACCTATAAGTTTCAACAGCAAAAAGTGTCTGAACTCGAATCCATGCTCGTTAACCACTACCATACCCAGCCCGATTGGGAGTTAGAGTCTTGGTTGCCGCCGCTGTTATTGGCCTATAATGCCGTTGACTTTCGTTTAACCTTGAACGACGAAGTATTATTTGCCTATAAAGGCAATGTGTTAGCTCAAAATGCCATGGTGTATAACCATCTTCTCGACCCCAGTGGGCTGAGAATGACACTCACCTTGCCGCAACCCTTCGCGCATTATAGTGTGAGTTGGTATGAATTATTGATCCTAGGGATTGGCTTATTAGCCGTAATGGCTTTAGTCCGCTTGGGGTATTCTTGGTTTTCCCAACAGTTGGATGGCATAGAGGAGCTTGCCGAGCGCAGTCGTTTAATTCTGCAGGGCAAACACGAACAGGCGCTCGCCACGCCGGGAAAGGGTAAGCCTAGGCTGATTAATCGCGCGCTGACGAAACTGCTTGAAGAATTGCAGGACGCTCAAAAAGAACGTGGCCGTTTCGATAAGTTTATTCGTTCCAATACCTTCCTCGATGCCGAAACCCGCATAGGGAATCGGCTCTTCTTAAATAATCGCCTCGATGCTTTAAGTCATGATCAAGGCATGGTTGCCCACGGCGTCATTTATCTATTGGAGATGGATGATTTAGATCTGTTGCAGCAGGCTAAGGGTGAACAAGTGGCAAAGGATCTGCTCAGCGCCACAGTCAACGGTATTAATCAGATCCTACAAAGCCAACCAAATAGTATTTTTGCCCGCCGCTCCCACAATCAGTTTGCCATAGTCGTGCCGCAAATCTCGTTAATAGAGGCCGATCAACTCGCCAGTAAGCTGTTGAAGGTTTGCCTAAGCCAACCCCTGCCAGATGTGGAAAATAGCGATAATTTCTTTCACTTAGGGTGTGCCTATTTTACGGCGGGTGACAATGCGGCCCAGTTGATCGACGAGGCGGATATGGCACTGCGTGCCGCACAATTACAGGGGAACAGTAATTGGTTTATGTACGATAAGGGAGCCATAGATGAAGAGTTTGCCAAGGGCTCTGTTCGCTGGCGAAGCTTTTTAGAAAATGCCTTAGTGCAACGGCGTTTTTACCCCTTTAGCCAGCCGATTATCGATTCCGACGGGATTGAACACCATAGGGAAATCTTTACTCGTGCGCGGGATAATCAAGGTGCATTAATCCGTGCCACGCTCTTTATCCCAATGGCAAATAAATGTGGATTAATGCCGCAGATTGAGCGGCAGATGATGGAGCGGGTCTTGGCTCTCTTGAGTAGCGCGCAGCATGCAAACCAAGTTTATAGCGTGAATTTGAGCTTAGACTCCCTAATGAGCCGCGCTTTTACCCAATGGCTTAAAACCACTCTGTTGGAATATCGCCACCTTACACCACAGCTGATTTTTGAAGTCTCTGAAGACATAGTTATCCACCATCAGGAAAAGCTGCAACCTAAGCTCGATATGATACGTAAGATGGGCGCTCGCCTCTGTGTTGACCATGTGGGCCAACAGGTCGTTGGGACTTACTATATTAGAGAATGTCACTTCGATATGATTAAGTTGCACAGATCTATCGTGCGCCATATTCATTTACGTCCAGAAAATCAATTGTTTATACGTAGCTTGATCGGTGGTTTATATCGCACCGAAGTGCAAGTGTGCGCCGAGGGAGTTGAAGTATTTGAAGAGTGGCAAACCCTGCAGATCCTCGGTGTAGGTATGGCCCAAGGCATGTATTTTAGTGACCCTATTGAGGCGCAGTAA
- a CDS encoding MSHA biogenesis protein MshI, whose translation MDKRLISRLAFWQKKATSIDLGVYVCTDKLWVYAPATDDMAEQWLSFELQNEQWQTAFAALARTFPNARLQIVLVSSCYQLLVADKPNVNAEELPQALLWSIKDMVTIPVPQIHLDYFEPPLPSNKISVVVVTKDYLVNLVQAIHGQGLSVAGISIEELAMTNLFIDDNQARLIVSHHTGQELLLTVVKQGQLYMQRRVRGFMQLDKTDVDQLHYGLADNLSLEIQRSMDYFESQLRQAPVASIELLADGAVDALAKLVSANFNQAVNVIDKSTVGARMAGLAFCEFSRGAE comes from the coding sequence ATGGATAAAAGACTCATTAGTCGATTAGCCTTTTGGCAGAAGAAAGCGACATCAATAGATCTCGGTGTCTATGTCTGTACTGATAAGCTGTGGGTTTACGCCCCCGCCACCGACGATATGGCGGAGCAATGGCTATCATTTGAACTGCAAAATGAGCAATGGCAAACGGCCTTTGCGGCCCTGGCCCGTACCTTCCCGAATGCTCGGCTGCAAATCGTACTCGTGAGTAGCTGTTACCAATTATTGGTCGCCGATAAACCCAATGTGAATGCCGAAGAACTGCCCCAAGCACTGCTGTGGTCAATCAAAGATATGGTGACTATTCCGGTGCCACAGATCCATTTAGATTATTTTGAGCCTCCGTTACCCAGCAATAAAATCAGTGTCGTAGTGGTGACAAAAGACTATTTAGTCAACCTAGTACAAGCGATTCATGGGCAAGGACTTAGCGTCGCGGGGATCAGTATTGAAGAGTTAGCTATGACTAACTTATTTATCGATGATAACCAAGCGCGCCTCATTGTCAGTCATCATACTGGCCAGGAATTGCTCCTGACCGTGGTTAAGCAGGGGCAACTCTATATGCAGCGCCGGGTCCGCGGCTTTATGCAGTTGGATAAAACCGATGTTGATCAACTCCATTATGGCCTTGCCGATAATCTCAGTTTAGAAATTCAACGTTCGATGGATTATTTTGAGAGCCAGCTCAGGCAAGCGCCAGTGGCCTCTATCGAATTATTGGCCGATGGTGCCGTTGATGCGTTAGCTAAGTTAGTTTCGGCAAACTTTAATCAAGCGGTCAATGTTATCGATAAAAGCACTGTCGGAGCTCGAATGGCGGGATTAGCCTTCTGTGAATTTTCCCGAGGTGCCGAGTAA
- a CDS encoding PilN domain-containing protein, which produces MKSRVNLYSATLLPPEQRLTFATLMAYATGLVLLCLLVGAYSYWQLSQSEFALQQASIQKQQLDQQKLELEAQIAARKPDPALVARVDLESQQLELKQLLMSELAVRTSLTSRGFGPVLKDLARVSDASVWLSRIAINEQHFMFEGFADHPQSIPLWVGKLKTTSTLKGQAFSSMTMDRGEDKPLAFTLTSETPVEPTR; this is translated from the coding sequence ATGAAATCCAGAGTCAATTTATATTCTGCAACATTACTACCGCCTGAGCAGAGGCTCACCTTCGCTACATTAATGGCCTATGCCACAGGGTTGGTTTTGCTCTGCCTGCTTGTGGGCGCCTACAGCTACTGGCAATTGAGTCAATCCGAATTTGCTTTGCAACAAGCCAGCATTCAAAAACAACAGCTCGATCAACAAAAGCTTGAACTCGAAGCGCAAATTGCCGCCCGTAAACCCGATCCCGCCCTAGTGGCACGGGTCGACTTGGAGTCTCAGCAATTAGAGTTAAAACAATTATTAATGAGTGAACTAGCGGTGCGCACATCCCTCACGAGCCGAGGTTTTGGACCTGTGCTTAAGGATCTCGCGCGGGTTTCCGATGCCAGTGTTTGGTTAAGTCGCATCGCCATTAATGAGCAGCACTTTATGTTTGAGGGTTTTGCCGATCATCCACAGAGTATTCCCCTGTGGGTTGGTAAATTAAAAACGACCAGTACATTGAAAGGACAAGCATTTTCTTCTATGACAATGGATCGCGGTGAGGATAAGCCTTTAGCGTTTACGCTAACGAGTGAGACGCCTGTGGAGCCCACTCGATGA
- a CDS encoding MSHA biogenesis protein MshJ encodes MKAIFKSLGQKFDVLSQRERVLIAVAVFVLLGMLGFMPLESLWKNHSSISQQLKTLEQENSISVQQLELYQQRLAMDPNQDYQQRLNLLLQQNQDIDAQLNEQMVDMVPADYMPELLSNLLGQIQGIKLLKFTSIAPVPLLAVGEEKKLNLYSHGIRMSLEGDYFSVLRFVEAVEAMPDKLYWKRLDYKVADYPKGSIDIELYTLSINKDFISVAK; translated from the coding sequence ATGAAAGCGATATTCAAGAGCTTAGGCCAGAAGTTTGATGTATTGAGTCAGCGTGAGCGGGTATTGATCGCCGTCGCGGTATTTGTATTGTTGGGGATGTTGGGCTTTATGCCATTAGAATCACTGTGGAAAAACCACAGCAGCATAAGCCAGCAGCTCAAGACCCTTGAACAGGAAAATAGCATATCAGTACAACAGCTTGAGCTGTATCAGCAGCGTTTGGCTATGGATCCCAATCAAGATTATCAGCAGCGACTCAATTTGCTACTACAGCAAAATCAAGACATAGATGCGCAGCTCAATGAGCAAATGGTCGACATGGTACCCGCAGATTATATGCCAGAGTTATTGAGCAACTTACTCGGACAGATCCAAGGGATAAAGCTACTGAAATTTACCTCGATCGCCCCTGTGCCGCTTTTGGCCGTAGGGGAAGAGAAAAAGCTGAATTTATACAGCCATGGGATCCGCATGAGTCTCGAAGGGGACTACTTCTCTGTGCTGCGTTTCGTTGAGGCGGTTGAGGCTATGCCGGACAAGCTTTACTGGAAACGACTCGACTACAAGGTCGCCGATTATCCAAAGGGAAGCATAGATATCGAACTCTATACCTTGAGTATTAATAAGGACTTTATCAGTGTTGCTAAATAA
- a CDS encoding MSHA biogenesis protein MshK, translating to MLLNKPYIFIALACIASSVSAEALRDPTLPGKGFSSAGHGGQTHHQALVLNSIVSSGNTAYAVINNKILSVGDSIQGVTVVRITPSAVALSDGRKLALFQAITER from the coding sequence GTGTTGCTAAATAAGCCTTATATTTTCATTGCATTAGCATGTATTGCTTCTAGCGTTTCGGCTGAGGCTTTGCGCGATCCGACCTTACCGGGTAAAGGATTTTCCAGCGCCGGCCATGGCGGCCAAACCCATCATCAAGCCTTAGTGTTAAATAGCATAGTCAGTTCAGGTAATACGGCCTACGCCGTGATCAATAATAAAATATTGTCCGTCGGTGACAGCATTCAAGGAGTGACTGTTGTACGCATCACGCCTTCGGCTGTAGCACTTTCCGATGGACGAAAATTGGCATTGTTCCAAGCAATAACAGAGAGATAG
- the mshL gene encoding pilus (MSHA type) biogenesis protein MshL codes for MTAIKYFTPLLSLCLLACQTTDRPQPEASKAELEASMVAADKPATPPPPATMPDAVQRELNSGALMAGLTPPMETERRFDVSAHDVDAKVFFPSLVQGTPLSVAVHPDVQGTISLSLKGVTLSEAIQVVEDIYGYEVSREGRVLRVFPAGMRTETFPLNYLYMERDGLSLTSVSSGRISDNNNSNNGNSNSNSNNSNFNDSSNNNSNNGSNSSSNNSDSTNGTFIRSRTKTDFWGELKETLTAIIGDTGNGRQVVVTPQAGLVTIRAYPNELRQVRTFLSSAESHLQRQVILEAKILEVTLSDGYQQGIQWENVLGHVGNTNINFGTSAGPGLSDKITSAIGGVTSISIKGSDFATMINLLDTQGDVDVLSSPRVTASNNQKAVIKVGTDEYFVTDVSSTTVAGTTPVTTPQVELTPFFSGIALDVTPQIDKDGNVLLHVHPSVIDVKEQTKEIKVSSDSLELPLAQSEIRESDTVIRASSGDVVVIGGLMKSENIEVVSQVPLLGDIPFVGELFKNRSKQKKKTELIILLKPTVVGGDTWKNELQRSKTLLDRWYPENK; via the coding sequence ATGACAGCGATTAAATACTTCACACCTCTACTCTCACTTTGTCTGTTGGCATGCCAAACCACAGATAGGCCACAACCTGAAGCCTCAAAGGCTGAACTCGAGGCGTCCATGGTGGCTGCGGATAAACCCGCAACGCCACCTCCACCGGCAACCATGCCTGATGCGGTGCAACGTGAGCTTAATTCGGGCGCGCTGATGGCGGGGTTAACTCCACCGATGGAAACCGAGCGGCGCTTCGATGTGTCGGCCCATGATGTGGACGCAAAAGTGTTTTTCCCGAGCTTAGTACAAGGCACGCCCCTGAGCGTCGCCGTGCACCCAGATGTACAAGGCACTATTTCTCTTTCCCTTAAAGGCGTTACCTTAAGTGAAGCTATTCAAGTTGTTGAAGATATTTACGGCTATGAAGTGAGCCGAGAAGGCCGAGTCCTAAGGGTATTTCCTGCGGGAATGCGTACCGAAACCTTCCCGTTGAATTACTTGTATATGGAGCGTGATGGCCTGTCGTTGACTTCGGTTAGCTCTGGGCGGATCTCTGACAATAATAATTCGAACAACGGCAACTCTAATAGCAACTCGAACAACAGTAATTTCAACGATAGCTCGAATAATAATTCGAATAATGGCAGCAACTCGAGCAGCAATAACAGTGACAGTACCAACGGCACTTTTATTCGCTCCCGCACTAAGACGGACTTTTGGGGAGAATTGAAGGAGACGCTAACGGCGATTATCGGTGACACGGGTAATGGTCGCCAAGTGGTCGTGACGCCGCAGGCCGGTTTAGTGACGATCCGTGCTTATCCAAATGAGCTACGTCAGGTGCGTACGTTTTTAAGTTCGGCCGAAAGTCATCTGCAGCGCCAGGTGATCCTCGAGGCTAAAATTTTAGAAGTGACCCTGTCCGATGGTTATCAGCAGGGGATCCAGTGGGAAAACGTCTTGGGCCATGTGGGCAATACCAATATCAATTTTGGCACCTCGGCGGGCCCCGGTTTAAGCGATAAGATCACATCCGCCATTGGGGGGGTAACCTCAATTAGCATCAAAGGCTCTGATTTCGCAACTATGATCAACTTGTTAGATACCCAAGGGGATGTGGATGTGCTTTCCAGCCCAAGGGTAACTGCGTCTAATAATCAAAAAGCGGTGATTAAAGTCGGCACTGATGAGTATTTTGTCACCGATGTATCCTCAACCACAGTCGCAGGGACAACGCCAGTAACGACACCACAGGTTGAATTAACGCCGTTTTTCTCGGGTATCGCCCTCGATGTCACCCCGCAAATTGATAAAGACGGTAACGTGTTGCTGCATGTTCATCCATCGGTTATCGATGTTAAAGAGCAGACAAAGGAAATTAAAGTCAGCTCAGACTCGTTAGAACTGCCATTGGCACAGAGTGAAATTCGTGAATCCGATACAGTGATCCGCGCCTCCTCAGGCGATGTGGTCGTGATCGGTGGTTTAATGAAGAGTGAAAATATTGAGGTCGTCTCACAGGTGCCCTTGCTGGGGGATATCCCATTTGTGGGCGAACTCTTTAAAAATCGCAGTAAACAGAAAAAGAAAACTGAGCTGATTATTTTGCTCAAGCCGACAGTGGTTGGCGGCGACACTTGGAAGAATGAGTTACAGCGGTCTAAGACCTTACTCGATCGTTGGTATCCGGAGAATAAGTAA